The Victivallis sp. Marseille-Q1083 DNA window GATCAGTTCCTCAGCGTTCAGACGATCGGTATTCTGATTCTGGGAGCGATCGCGTTCTCGGTCGGTACCGGCGCCGGTGTGATTTTCGGCAAGATCATGAATCGCTTCACCAAGGAAGAGATCAATCCGTTGATCGGCGCGGCCGGCGTATCGGCGGTGCCGATGGCGGCGCGGGTCGCCAACAAGGTCGGTCTGGAATCCGATCCGCACAACTTCCTGTTGATGCATGCGATGGGTCCGAATGTGGCTGGCGTGATCGGTTCCGCGGTGGCGGCCGGCGCACTGTTGAAGGCGATCTCGATGTTGAATTGACCGAGATCGTCTCGGACGATTGCTTCAAAAGGCGGTTTCCCGTTCGGGGAGCCGCCTTTATTATTGCGGCGGCATGATCGGACGCGTTGGGGGCGGACTGGTCGAAATGGGCCGTTCCCGACCGGGCTGTGCCGTCAAAAGAGGTGAGGACGGCCGGCGGCCGCTTGGGACGGACAAGTTTTTCAACGGGCGTTTCTTGTTCAGGAGGTCGCCAGAGAGTTTAAAATTTCCGGAATCTCGTCGTATTCAATATTGTCGTCAAATTGTTCGGTCAGTTCCCACCTGCCGCGCGAAGGATTGGAAAGCAAGCCGTACTTTTTCAGGTAAGTCCTGGCCCAGCCAATCCGATAGGAAACTTCGGCGCAATTGCCGTTTTTATGCGGAATTGTCACAATATCTTCGGGAAGATTCATTATTTCAATGACTTTTTGATCAATGGAATCATTTTTCGCCACCCCGCCCAGCTCTTTTAACGCCTCCAGGGTCGGTTTGATCATCTGATCGAATGACGGCACTGAATTTTTATCGCTGGTCATGCTGAAAACCTTTTCATGTGCAAATGTTAAAAATTGTGACCATCATATTATATCCCTTATTGTTTTGAGGGTCAAGATAACTTGCGCCATATGCAGGTTTTTTTCTATAAATACGCTAGTCGTTATCATTTCCTGGGGAAACAAAATGAACGTGACCGGCTGGGAGGGCTATGCCCCGTTTCGGCGTGGTTTTATCTTGCGTTTCCGTCGCAGGTAAACCAGACCGAGAAGGCCGGGAATGACGGCGGTCAGAATCCCCAGCAGGAAAGCATTCCGGAATCCCGCGGCGTCGATGGCGAGCCCGCCGAAAAATGAACCGGTGCCGAAGCCCAGGTTCACGCACAGATAAAAGGTGGCGTTGGCTGCGCCCCAGCGCCGTTTCGGTGTCCGCTTGACGGCCAGCGCGGAAAGCAGCGGCATCACCACCCCGAAGCCGAGGCCGAGCGGAATGCCGGCGCCATAAAAGAGCAGGCGATTCGACGTGAAGGCCAGCAGCAGAAAAGCGGCGATGGTCAGCAGCAGGGAAGGCAGCAGGATCGTCAGCGGCTGATATTTGTCCATGAACAGACCGGAGCCGAAGCGGACCGCGAGCATCGCCGCCGCGGCGGCAATGAAAAATGGACCGGCGTTGCCGAAGCCCAGTTGAAGGGCGTACAAGCCGGCGAAAACGATTACGCCGCAGATGCCGGTGCAGAAGATCAGAATCATCAACGCCGGCAGGATGGCCCGCTTTTCGATGAAGCCGGCCCAGAATGCCCGGCGCCCCGGTCCGGCTGCCGGAACGGCCGGCCGGCAGGAGGCGGCCCGGGTCGGTTTCCGGTCGCAAAAACAGTTGCTATGGTAAAAAGGAATGAGGTAGCGGTTATGAAATGAAAGAGGCTGATTCTCAAAGATGTGATACTGTAAAATAAGACATCGGCTCTGACGGACAGAGTCATGCAGACAGTTAAAACATCACAAAAGGAGATGGTATGATAAATAACTGACGTTCGCGGAATCAGCTTTCTGCGTGTAATTTATGGCGATTAACTTACACGTTTGGAAGCGGACAGGTTGCAGACTGAATGTTTCAATGAGGCGCATCAGAAACGATGACGACCCCGGAAAGGAGATTAGTCAGATCTGTAAACCAGAGCGCCACCGTAGAGAGCGACTGATTAATCGACTACTCTGTATGGGAGGATGGTGAGGCCGTGACAGCAGTTCCGCTTCGATTCGTGAAAAACGAATGGAGGCAGAGAATGATGACAAGTTTTGTTGGAGTGGATTTGCACCGGAACAATTTTACTTATTGCATCCGGGTAAATGGGGAAGAACGGAAAATCGGCAAGTGTGAGATTACCGAACTGAAGGGCTTTGCCGCAATGCTCGGTCCGAACACGGCGATGGCGGTGGAGGCGACCGGAAATACGTTCATGTTTTGCAGCTCGCTGAAAGCTCATGTCGGGCGACTGGTGGTGGTGAATCCATCACAGTTCAAAGTCATCAGCATGTCCACCAAAAAGACGGACAAACATGACGCAAAAGTGTTGGCGGAGTTCCTGGAAAAGGATATGCTTCCGGAGGTAAGAGTGAAAGACGATTTGCAGGCGAAAATTTCAAGTCTGACGCAGACCAGGGAAAAACTGGTTCAGTTGCGTACCGTATTGAAAAACAAAGTCAACAATCTGTTAGCAGCTAACTTCATCGTGCTGAAACGGGAAGAACTGTCCACGGAGAAAGGGCTTTTGAAAGCATTGAGTTATCACTTCGACCCGATCACCGACACGGAAATGCTGGTGGTTGTCGAACAGATTCGCAGTCTGAACAAAAGCATTGAAAAACTGGATAAGGCGATTGAGGATCACGGCAGCAAGATGGACGGCTTCGACAACCTGAAATCCATCAAGGGAATCGGCTCGAAAGGTGCGGCGATCCTGTTGGCAACCATCGGCAATATCGCTGATTTCCGATCGGCAAAGCAGTTGGCCGCTTATATCGGAATCGTCCCCAGAGTGAGCAATTCAAATGACACGGTTTGCCACGGAAGAATCACGAAGAGCGGCAGCAAGATCGCCAGAACCGCTTTGGTGCAATGCGCTTTGATCGCCAAACGCTACAGCCCGTATCTCAATGCCTTTCATGAATCGGTAAAAAGTCGGCGGGGAGGTGCGAAAGCCAATATCGCCTTGGCTCGCAAATTCCTCGATATCGTGTATAGAACATTAAAAAACAATTGGATGTTTGAGAATTTTACTCAATTCAAGCTCGTAAAAAATTGAGTTTTTCTCGACATCGAAGTGGAAATTTATCATGGGAGACATCAGCCATGAGAAAATGTAGCACGGTATCGTTCGAAGGTCAAGTGATATTTGTCGGAATTGATGTGCACAAGGAAAGTTGGGTGGTGAATTTGCGGCATTGCCACCGTGAACTGGACAAGTTCAGCATGAATCCGAGCCCTGAGATGTTGGCGAAGTATCTGAAGATGAACTATCCGGGCGCCGAGTACCGGAGCGTTTACGAGGCAGGATTCAGCGGATTCTGGGCGCACCGGCGATTGTGTGAGCTCGGGATTGAGAATATCGTAATCAACCCGGCGGACGTGCCGACCAGCGGCAAGGAGCGCGACCGCAAGAACGATGCGGTGGACAGCCGAAAATTGGCGCGGGAACTGGAGAACCGGACATTGGAAGGGATCTATATTCCGCCTGAAGATAATTTGGAATTGAGAAACCTGGTCAGACGTGAAACGAAACTGACCGGCAATATAACCAGGGTCAAAAACCGGATCAAAGGACACCTGAATTTCATGGGGTTGAAGTTTGGAAGTTGGTCTGGAAGTTCTTTGAAAATGATGTATGCGGACGCGGCAAAGCGTTACGATTATGCCTTGCAGAGCATGTTGCGGGAACTGCGTTTTCTCAGAGAAGAGAAACTGCATGTGATCCGCGATGAACGGCGGTGTCTGAAGCGTTTGAAGCGCGACAAAGTACAGAAGCATCTACAGAGTATACCTGGCGTCGGGTTTCATACGGCGGTGATGCTTCAGGCCGAATTGTGGGACTTGCTGCGCTTTGAAGACAAGGATTCGCTGAGCTCGTATGTGGGATTCGCACCGAGGTTGGTCGGCAGCGGCGAACACGAGGCCGTCAAATCCGCCGGGAATCGCAAGAAAAAGCAACTGCATGCCATCCTGATCCAGTCGGCGTGGAGGTCGGTGTCGTACAATCTGGAGATTCGGGCCAGATATGGAGCCTTGCTTCATAAGGGGGCCAGTCCACAACGGGCTATTTCGATCATCGGCAAGAAATTGCTCTATGCGCTTCGGGCCGTGTGGCTCCAGGAACGTGATTACATGGTATCCGCAAGTGAATAAGATTTAAGTAGTTTCGGAGATTCTGTTTGCTGTGACTGTGAAATTCGGTTCTTTTTAGCACGTCGTTCGTTTGCTCCTTGATCCGAGGGGATCATGTAAAACAGTTTGCGAGTGCTATTTCAGAGTGGAACAGCAAAATGCGAAACCTTGAATTCATTCAAGAGTTGTCGTCAATAATAGTGTCCGATTTTTGCCCGAACCGCAACCAGAAGATAATCTTTAATTGGAAGACTGTAAAAATATTTACAGATGGAAGTCCTCTGCCCTTTGAGGCGGAGTTTCGCAAATAACAACAAATAACAGGAAAAATACAAACAAAGAAAGAGTCAGTCTCTTGACTTTTTCATAATAGGAGCGGCAGCAGCATGCCGAAGGCAAACAACGCCGCCCCGGCAATCATCACTTGCCGGCAGCCGACTGCATCGGCGAGCCGTCCGGCAATCAGGGACGGCACGATGGCGGCCAGGGTGAAAACGGTGACCGTCAAACCGCCGAGCAGCGGGGAGCGGCCCAATTGTTCCATGTAAACCGGCAGCGCGGCCTGGAGGGCGTCGACCGAACCGGTTACGGCCAGCGAGATGAAGATGATGTTGATGAAAGTCGGCGTCCAGATGCCCGGCTTGTCTAGAGAGGCGGCGGTATTGCCATCCATTTTCAGATCCTTTCGTTTTCATGCCGTTAAAAAAAACGTGCGCCGCTCCGCTGGACTTACGCCGGAAGGCAACACGCTTCGCATAAAAAACAAAAAGCGCAAATCCAATCTGGACTTACGCTTGGCGCTGCTCGATATACATTGTTACCATACCATTCCCGCCGGTTTTTTCAAGTCGGTTTGGCGGTTTTTTGGCAACTGTGGCATGCGTTTCGGATCGGGACTTGTACAAATTCTCCCGGCGGTGTATTTTATATCGGTTTACAAAAGAAAATCGGCAGCATGAACAACACATCGGCAAATGCGGAACGCCTGACGGCGGCTTGTGTCCTGAGCATCATCGGCGGCTTTCTGGATATTTACACCTACCTTTACCGGGGAAAGGTATTTGCCAATGCGGTGACCGGCAATATGGTGCTTTGCGGTTTTCACCTGGCTCATCTGGAGTGGCGACAGAGCGTAAAATACCTGTTCGCCATCTTCTTCTACGCGCTGGGAATTTTTATCGCCGAAATCGTCCACCGCAAGCTGCCGGCTTTCCGGAAAATCACCTGGCACCAATGCGTGATCCTGCTGGAACTGCTGTGCCTGGCTCCGGTCTGTTTCGTTCCATACGGTGAGTTCGACTTCATCGTCAATGCGTTGATCTCCTTTGTCTGTGCGCTGCAGGTGCAGACTTTCCGGCGGGTGCGCGGTTTGCCGTTCGCCTCGACGATGTGTACCGGCAATCTCCGCAGTGGGACGGAAGCGTTGTTTCTCGGTTGGGTCGGCCGGGATCCGGGGGAATGGCGCAAAGCGCTGCATTATTACGGGGTGATCGTCTGTTTCATTTTCGGCGCCGTTGCCGGAGCGGTTCTGCTCCATTGCTGGGGACGGTATGTCTTCCTGCTGGTGCCGGCCGGTTTATGCGCGGTCTTTGGACTGATCACCACCCGGCGGGAACTTGCTTCCTGGCGGCGTTCGTTTCGCAAGCTGAGGCGGTTTCATGCCTGAACGTTGCGATAGCCCCGGTCCGGGTTTTCCGTTTCCCGCCCGGCCAGCGGCCTTCACCGGATTCAGCCGATTGTTCCCGCAGCGGTATGGATTCCTCGTCCGCTTCGTCTGCCGGGTAGAGGATGCCGAGCCGGGAAATGAACACCTCTTTTTTTTTAGCCTGAATATTGCGTAAATTTTCAAAAACAAAGAGGCAGATTCTCGACTAACGTATTATATTGTAATATCTTACATCACAATATAACGCCGAGGTCTGCCAATGACAAAATGTAATGTTTCGATTCCGGTCTTTCAAGGTCCGAAAAGCAGAAAAATTGAATTCAATTTCGCCGGTGGAGATATCAGCAGTGACGGCGGGTTGCTTTTTGTGAAAGAATTCGACCGCAAACTCGGTTTGACCCGGCGCGCCGGTAACCTGCTGGATTCTTTTGATATTCGACAGCCCGGAAAAGTTGAACATTCCTATCTGAGCATGCTTCGTCAACGAGTTTTTGGTTTGGTTGCCGGCCATGAAGATCTCAATGACCATCATGAATTGCGAACTGATCCGCTGATTCAAACTGTTGTCGGTCGTGATCGTCAACTCGCCACTCCAAGCACTTTATGTCGATTCGAAAATGGAATCGATCGTCGTGCTTGCGTAGATTTGAGCCGATTGTTTGTCGAATTCTTTATCGAAAGTTTTTCCACGCCGCCTCGAGAATTGATTCTTGATTTCGATGCTACCGATGACCTCACTTACGGGATGCAGGAAAATCGCTTTTTTCATGGCTATTATGACCACTATTGCTTTTTGCCGTTGTATGTTTTCTGCGGGGATCAATTGCTTGTGGCTTATTTGCGTCCATCAAAAATTGATGCGGCCAAGCATGCTTGGGCGATTCTCTCGCTACTGGTAAAGCGCTTTCGGCAGAAATGGCCGAAGGTTAAGATTATTTTCCGGGGAGACAGTGGCTTTTGTCGGCAGAAAATGCTGAACTGGTGTGATAAAAATGAGGTCAAATATATTGTCGGATTGGCGAAAAATCCACGTTTGCTGGAATTATCAAAAGATCTTCAAGTGAAAGCGGAAGCACTTTACAACGAAACACATGAAAAAGCAAAACTGTTTACTCAGTTCGAATATGCGGCAGGAACTTGGAAATACCCGCGCCGGGTGATTGCCAAAGCGGAATTCAACTCCCCCGGACCGAATAATCGTTTTATCGTCACCAATCTTGATGATGATGGACAATATCTTTATGAAAAAGTCTATTGCGCCCGAGGTGAGATGGAAAACAGGATCAAGGAACAGCAGCTGGATCTTTTCGCTGATCGGACGAGCTGCCATGACTTTGCGGCAAATCAATTCCGGCTTCTGCTTTCAAGTTTGGCTTATATTCTCATGGAACGGTTTCGGGCATTGTTGTTGACAGGAACTCAATTTGCCGAGGCTACCTGCGGCAGCATTCGCTTATACCTGGTGAAAATCGGTGCCATTATTCGGCGGAATACCAGAAAAATTTATGTTGCTCTTTCAAGTGCTTGTCCAAATCAGGAACTCCTCCGCTTGATCGCTGCGAAAATCATCGCTTGGGAATAAAACCTTGGAGAGCTGTCCCCGGCTCGCCGAACAACAACGGGGGAAAGGGGGAATATGCTCAATTTGCAAAAAAACGACAATATCCGACTCTGAAAATAAAAACTTCCGAATCTTCTGAACATTTCTCGACGATTCGAAAGTTTCATGCAACATTCAGGTTAGGCAATCATTGACGGCCAAATCGGCGGCTGGTTGAATGCGGCGTCTGTCCGGACCTTCCGTTGGCCGCTGCCGGGACTTTCCGGGAAAGGAGGTTCGAGGATTTCGATTTGTTGTGCTCCAGCTTGCCGGAGCGGAAAAGGCCGAGGTCCTGATCAATGCCGTTCCGGAAGCGGTGAGCCGCAATCCGGCGTGCTGCGGTTGCGGATGAAGCTCTTTAGAAATTGCAGGATTGCGCCACCGGGCAACTGCGGTGGTGACGTTCCAGACAGGCCCTGAAATGCTCGAAGATGGCTTCCACCGCCAGTTTTTGACAAACCAGATCCTGCCGCCGGGAAGGGGCTTCGCGCCAGGCCAGCGGTTCCCGCTGGATGTGACGGTGGTTTTCCACGGCGAGTTCGGCGAAAGTTTCATCCATCAAAGCGGCGAAGGGGGCCAGATCCCAGATCGACAGCATTTTCCCTTCCGGCGGCAGATAACCGAACGAAAAGGTATATTGGCGCCGGTAGCGATTCAGCAGGAATTCTCCCAATTCTCCGGTATCGCGCAGCAACGCCGTCGCCCGGTCGAGGCATAATGTCAAATTCTGCGCCACTCCCAGGCAGGGGAACAGACGCAGCGGCACATCGGCGTTGAAGACGACCGTCGAGGCCAGCAAATCCTGTTCCAGGTTGAATTCGGCCGGCGGCTGGCGATAGGAATGGCTGCCCAGCCAACTGACGCAGAGACGGTCGGCGATGTCCGGCGCCAGCAGCAGCGCCGCCGCGATATTGGTCAGCGCGGCGATCGCCACGATATGGAGCGGTTGTTCCGGCGTATGCTGCCGGGCCAGTTCGATCAGATGGCTGGTCGCCTGGGTCGGCTCCGAAGAACGGTTGTCCAGAAAATCGGTCGCTCCGTAGAAAACCGGCACCTTCATTGCCGGGAAGAAATGGAGGATCCGGCGGATTTCCCAGTAGCTGTTGAACATGCCCTCGGCCGGCGAATTGACCCGGCAGTGCAGGAACGGCGCCGCGTAAACAGCCAGCACGTTGAGCCGTTCCGGCGCCAGCAGGGCATAACTGATGGCGAACTGATCGTCCGTTTCATTGGCGGCGTCGGTATCGATGATGATATCGACCGGTCTTTTATCTGCTGTAGCCATAGTCGTCATTCCAGAATGTCGCAACTGATGTTTTCCGCTTCGAAGAGATATTTGCCGTTGCCCAGCGCGCGGGTATGGCCGGACGTGGAGTGCAACGGCCCGATTTCCCCGGCAATTTCCACTTCCGCCCGGTTCCAGCCGGCCTCGACTCCGGCAATCAGCAGCCGGTAATTGCCGTTGCCGTCGGTCAGGCAGCGGGCCCGCACCAGACCATCGGCCGTCGTCACCTTCACCGCCGGTCCAGCCTGGTTCGAGAGGATGAAATCCTGCAGCGATTTGAGCCGGTCGCCAACCCGGCACACTTCCGGCCAGCGCCGGTCGAATTGACCTTCCTCCGGCCCTTTGTAGAGATCGAAATAGGAGTACAGGATGAATCCCTTGGCGTTGTAGATGGCCTGCAGGATGCAGTTGGCCAGCATTTCGTGTTCGGTCGGATAACGGAACTTCTCCTGAAATACGCTCAGGTCGTTGGCCGCTTCGGCGTCGTAGTGGCCGATGTTGTGTGCCTGCGGCACCGCCCAGTAGGCGGTCGCAATCCGGTCGGTCTGGCGTCCCATCTGGTCGACGATGACCATATCCCGCCGGTCTTTGCTGTAGATCGGGTAGGGATCGACGCCGAGCACGTCCAACGACGGCAGGTAATACGGCAGATCGCTGCGCTGGAAGAAAACCGCCCAGGTCGGATGATTGGGGTCGAGCTCATTGATCAGCCGGCGGCGTTTGATCAGCGCCGGCAACTGTTCGCGCGCTGATTCGTCGCAGATGTACCAGGCGAGCAGAGCCGGATGCGTTTTCAGCCGGCCGACGAGATGGCGGACCAGGTTTTCATCGCCTTCGATGCCGTTCCAGCTGATCAGCGACGCGGCCGAAACGCCCGGCGGATAGAGGTCTTTGAGCGAAAAAATCACTTTGAGGTTCAACGCGTCGGCATGATCCATGATCGCATCGATTTCCTCGAAGGAACTTTTGTCCAGAATGGCATACGGCATCACCGTGTTGAACGGGCCTTCGGCGATCAAATCCAGATCCCAGTCGACGACGCCGAGCAGGTAGAGGCCAAGCGGCATGAACGGTTCGCCGTCGACGACGGCCCGGCCGTATTCGTCGATGAAGCAACTGCTGCCTTCCGGCGACCCGGCGGCGGAGATTGTCACCGGCAGCTGGCGTTCGGCCACCGCCGGATTGTCCGGGGTTTGCAGTACGACCGACAAGTTGGCGTCGCCTTCCGGCAAGCGGCCGAAAACGGCTTTGATCCGTTGGTTCTCGACCGGGACCTGCCGTTCGGCGAGCACTTGATCACCGGCTTTCAGCGTCAATCGCGCCGTCAGCGGCACTTCGCTGCCGCTATCGTCGGCCGGTACGAACTGGCCGAAGAAATAGCTGTTCAATTCGATTTTACCGTCCCGGCTGCTGATCGACTCATGGGTCGG harbors:
- a CDS encoding winged helix-turn-helix domain-containing protein, yielding MTSDKNSVPSFDQMIKPTLEALKELGGVAKNDSIDQKVIEIMNLPEDIVTIPHKNGNCAEVSYRIGWARTYLKKYGLLSNPSRGRWELTEQFDDNIEYDEIPEILNSLATS
- a CDS encoding MFS transporter, coding for MILIFCTGICGVIVFAGLYALQLGFGNAGPFFIAAAAAMLAVRFGSGLFMDKYQPLTILLPSLLLTIAAFLLLAFTSNRLLFYGAGIPLGLGFGVVMPLLSALAVKRTPKRRWGAANATFYLCVNLGFGTGSFFGGLAIDAAGFRNAFLLGILTAVIPGLLGLVYLRRKRKIKPRRNGA
- a CDS encoding IS110 family transposase — encoded protein: MTSFVGVDLHRNNFTYCIRVNGEERKIGKCEITELKGFAAMLGPNTAMAVEATGNTFMFCSSLKAHVGRLVVVNPSQFKVISMSTKKTDKHDAKVLAEFLEKDMLPEVRVKDDLQAKISSLTQTREKLVQLRTVLKNKVNNLLAANFIVLKREELSTEKGLLKALSYHFDPITDTEMLVVVEQIRSLNKSIEKLDKAIEDHGSKMDGFDNLKSIKGIGSKGAAILLATIGNIADFRSAKQLAAYIGIVPRVSNSNDTVCHGRITKSGSKIARTALVQCALIAKRYSPYLNAFHESVKSRRGGAKANIALARKFLDIVYRTLKNNWMFENFTQFKLVKN
- a CDS encoding IS110 family transposase, which gives rise to MRKCSTVSFEGQVIFVGIDVHKESWVVNLRHCHRELDKFSMNPSPEMLAKYLKMNYPGAEYRSVYEAGFSGFWAHRRLCELGIENIVINPADVPTSGKERDRKNDAVDSRKLARELENRTLEGIYIPPEDNLELRNLVRRETKLTGNITRVKNRIKGHLNFMGLKFGSWSGSSLKMMYADAAKRYDYALQSMLRELRFLREEKLHVIRDERRCLKRLKRDKVQKHLQSIPGVGFHTAVMLQAELWDLLRFEDKDSLSSYVGFAPRLVGSGEHEAVKSAGNRKKKQLHAILIQSAWRSVSYNLEIRARYGALLHKGASPQRAISIIGKKLLYALRAVWLQERDYMVSASE
- a CDS encoding MFS transporter, whose protein sequence is MDGNTAASLDKPGIWTPTFINIIFISLAVTGSVDALQAALPVYMEQLGRSPLLGGLTVTVFTLAAIVPSLIAGRLADAVGCRQVMIAGAALFAFGMLLPLLL
- a CDS encoding YoaK family protein; the encoded protein is MNNTSANAERLTAACVLSIIGGFLDIYTYLYRGKVFANAVTGNMVLCGFHLAHLEWRQSVKYLFAIFFYALGIFIAEIVHRKLPAFRKITWHQCVILLELLCLAPVCFVPYGEFDFIVNALISFVCALQVQTFRRVRGLPFASTMCTGNLRSGTEALFLGWVGRDPGEWRKALHYYGVIVCFIFGAVAGAVLLHCWGRYVFLLVPAGLCAVFGLITTRRELASWRRSFRKLRRFHA
- a CDS encoding IS1380 family transposase, with amino-acid sequence MTKCNVSIPVFQGPKSRKIEFNFAGGDISSDGGLLFVKEFDRKLGLTRRAGNLLDSFDIRQPGKVEHSYLSMLRQRVFGLVAGHEDLNDHHELRTDPLIQTVVGRDRQLATPSTLCRFENGIDRRACVDLSRLFVEFFIESFSTPPRELILDFDATDDLTYGMQENRFFHGYYDHYCFLPLYVFCGDQLLVAYLRPSKIDAAKHAWAILSLLVKRFRQKWPKVKIIFRGDSGFCRQKMLNWCDKNEVKYIVGLAKNPRLLELSKDLQVKAEALYNETHEKAKLFTQFEYAAGTWKYPRRVIAKAEFNSPGPNNRFIVTNLDDDGQYLYEKVYCARGEMENRIKEQQLDLFADRTSCHDFAANQFRLLLSSLAYILMERFRALLLTGTQFAEATCGSIRLYLVKIGAIIRRNTRKIYVALSSACPNQELLRLIAAKIIAWE
- a CDS encoding nucleoside hydrolase — translated: MATADKRPVDIIIDTDAANETDDQFAISYALLAPERLNVLAVYAAPFLHCRVNSPAEGMFNSYWEIRRILHFFPAMKVPVFYGATDFLDNRSSEPTQATSHLIELARQHTPEQPLHIVAIAALTNIAAALLLAPDIADRLCVSWLGSHSYRQPPAEFNLEQDLLASTVVFNADVPLRLFPCLGVAQNLTLCLDRATALLRDTGELGEFLLNRYRRQYTFSFGYLPPEGKMLSIWDLAPFAALMDETFAELAVENHRHIQREPLAWREAPSRRQDLVCQKLAVEAIFEHFRACLERHHRSCPVAQSCNF
- a CDS encoding carbohydrate binding domain-containing protein yields the protein MNYHKTILFSFLVLWLGSQGVVADNLVRNGSFENGSAPWSAVDGEQIKVERGGGRNQTSGLKYTRLKPEDYHRTLVRTELPKPQPGVKYHFGGWVRPVDLEGTASVCVEVSQDGKYLYGIYANEVRGGQTDWQPIEASFITQGEDPADCNYVLTVYLRPEATGTVWFDDIFMEEDQPEWLVSQAWPTHESISSRDGKIELNSYFFGQFVPADDSGSEVPLTARLTLKAGDQVLAERQVPVENQRIKAVFGRLPEGDANLSVVLQTPDNPAVAERQLPVTISAAGSPEGSSCFIDEYGRAVVDGEPFMPLGLYLLGVVDWDLDLIAEGPFNTVMPYAILDKSSFEEIDAIMDHADALNLKVIFSLKDLYPPGVSAASLISWNGIEGDENLVRHLVGRLKTHPALLAWYICDESAREQLPALIKRRRLINELDPNHPTWAVFFQRSDLPYYLPSLDVLGVDPYPIYSKDRRDMVIVDQMGRQTDRIATAYWAVPQAHNIGHYDAEAANDLSVFQEKFRYPTEHEMLANCILQAIYNAKGFILYSYFDLYKGPEEGQFDRRWPEVCRVGDRLKSLQDFILSNQAGPAVKVTTADGLVRARCLTDGNGNYRLLIAGVEAGWNRAEVEIAGEIGPLHSTSGHTRALGNGKYLFEAENISCDILE